The proteins below come from a single Triticum aestivum cultivar Chinese Spring chromosome 5D, IWGSC CS RefSeq v2.1, whole genome shotgun sequence genomic window:
- the LOC123119643 gene encoding ATP-dependent RNA helicase DEAH11, chloroplastic, with amino-acid sequence MARSHADRPFRPPDRGPLPPHRSQQHRQPHPQSAAILLLRAGPDFSSPPATEVDALVAGLRPDSLSVFSSGRHAARLLFRSLPAAAAAARDLWSLRLEGRHLLTPYLPDAALAAKAFPLISSLFASHASRLLDSDLVSRLAARSSQLAASVQSVKHRLRVRRSNLRDFDQLNLQRKTLEADKDLLDAKIAEYKAAMMSIRRAMLSGTDEEEEGVDLFGIVEGDDVDFARVHTMMLRECRRLNEGLPIYAYRRKILNHIFANQVMILIGETGSGKSTQLVQYLADSGLAANGSIVCTQPRKIAAITLARRVDEESNGCYADNFVSSCSTFSGSRGFSSEIIFGTDSYLLHHCMNDTGLDGVSYIIVDEAHERSLNTDLLLALIKKELLDRVDLRLIIMSATADANRLAEYFYGCQTFHVKGRNFPVEIKYIPDVSVDASFNTVPNSLNDACATASYVNDVVRVVSVIHKNEEEGAILAFLTSQLEVEWACENFSDASAVVLPMHGKLSHVEQSRVFNSYPGKRKVIFCTNMAETSLTIKEVKYVVDPGLAKESRFVPSSGLNVLKVNWISQSSANQRAGRAGRTGAGKCYRLYSESHFRMMEVHQEPEIRKVHLGTAVLRILALGVRDAQNFEFVDAPNPEAINMALKNLEQLGAVKCKCNLFELTDTGRYLVKLGIEPRLGKIMLDCFDSGLRKEGVILAAVMANSSSIFCRVGTNEEKHKADLQKVRLCHQDGDLFTLLAVYKKWEDGNGNRNMWCWQNSINAKTMRKCQETISELENCLKHELNIIVPSYWCWNPEVPSMHDKLLKRIILSSLTGNLAMFLGHEKFGYQVISTDQAVNLHPSCSLLNYGSKPEWVVFTEILSIPNQYLVCVTAVDHDALYSVHSMSFIHQLEKHKLQIKVISGLGHNLLRRFCGKYGQNQHRIISHLKEECRDDRITVEINFKNNEVVLFATRQDIEKVFCIVNGALECEAKMLRNECLERRLFPGRPGSSPLALFGSGAEIKHLELGKRYLTVEVLHQNAHDINDKELIFLVGSLIPGVANFHKSAGNFRIASDETKWGKLTFLKPEDAEEAVLKLNGIEFHGSSLKVVPVCSSDNRGLPFPAVRARLSWPCNPSRGRAFGTRLLRPREAPIIGPSVSACEEALIREISSFMPNKSFPGQNFRVEVFPPEENNSMMRATITFDGSLHREAARALDHLEGSFLPCCQPWQMIRCKHVFHSTLSCPLHVYNVISQEVNSLLESFRSQKGVSYNFEKTDNGIFRLKLTANATKTIADLRRPLEILMKGNTINHPDLTISAVQLLMSHDGVVHLKSIEQETGTYILYDRQSLNIKVFGHQDQMATAETKLVHALTELLEKKPLEISLRGHNLPPDLMKKTVENFGVDLEGLKKEMPAVNVELHKQRHLLKVWGSKEDKRRVEGMISELITSVKQNALVQLPSGSVGGSKDKQRVDDNELAQDACPICLCETEDPFELESCGHMFCWACLVDQCESAMKSHDGFPVCCLKTGCKKPFLIVDLKHLVSNEKLEDLFRASLRTFVESRAGMYRFCPTPDCQSIYQVAAPDAETKPFVCGACYVEICTKCHLEYHPFMSCEAYKQYKEDPDATLLEWRRGKENVKNCPSCGYTIEKSEGCNHVECRCGSHICWACLANFRSSEECYGHLRSAHQSFVDIV; translated from the exons ATGGCTCGATCTCACGCCGACCGCCCCTTCCGCCCGCCGGATCGGGGTCCGCTACCGCCGCACCGCTCACAGCAGCACCGCCAACCGCACCCGCAGTCCGCCGCGATCCTCCTCCTTCGCGCGGGCCCCGATTTCTCCTCCCCGCCCGCAACGGAGGTCGACGCGCTCGTCGCCGGCCTCCGCCCCGACAGCCTCTCCGTCTTCTCCTCCGGCCGCCACGCCGCTCGCCTCCTCTTCCGCTCCCTCCctgcggccgcggccgccgcgcgtGACCTCTGGTCGCTCCGCCTCGAGGGTCGCCACCTCCTCACCCCGTACCTCCCCGACGCCGCCCTCGCCGCGAAGGCATTCCCCCTAATCTCCTCGCTCTTCGCCTCCCACGCCTCCCGCCTCCTCGACTCCGACCTCGTTTCCCGTTTAGCCGCCCGCTCATCTCAGCTCGCAGCCTCCGTCCAGTCTGTCAAGCACCGCCTGCGCGTCCGCCGCAGTAACCTCCGTGACTTCGATCAGCTAAATCTCCAGAGGAAAACGCTGGAGGCTGACAAGGATTTGTTAGACGCTAAAATTGCCGAGTATAAAGCAGCAATGATGTCGATACGTCGTGCGATGCTAAGTGGgacggatgaagaggaggagggggtTGATCTGTTTGGGATTGTGGAAGGTGATGATGTGGATTTTGCGAGGGTGCACACGATGATGCTGCGCGAGTGCAGGCGGCTCAACGAGGGACTACCAATCTATGCATACCGTAGAAAAATTCTCAATCACATATTCGCTAACCAG GTTATGATCTTAATTGGAGAAACTGGTTCTGGGAAAAGCACACAATTGGTTCAGTATCTTGCTGACTCAGGTCTTGCTGCCAACGGTTCAATTGTCTGTACCCAACCTCGAAAAATTGCTGCTATAACGTTGGCACGTAGAGTAGATGAAGAAAGCAATGGCTGCTATGCAGACAATTTTGTGTCGTCATGTTCAACCTTTTCCGGTTCTCGGGGCTTCAGTTCAGAGATCATATTTGGCACAGATAGTTATCTTTTACATCACTGCATGAACGATACGGGCCTGGATGGCGTTTCATACATTATTGTTGATGAAGCTCATGAAAGAAGCTTGAACACTGATCTTCTCTTAGCTTTGATAAAGAAGGAGCTGCTTGATAGGGTGGATTTGCGACTCATTATAATGTCTGCCACTGCTGATGCTAATAGACTAGCTGAATACTTTTATGGCTGTCAAACATTCCATGTTAAAGGGcgcaattttcctgttgaaattaaATATATCCCAGATGTATCAGTGGATGCTTCCTTCAATACTGTACCGAACTCTCtgaatgatgcttgtgctactgcTTCCTATGTCAATGATGTTGTAAGGGTGGTAAGTGTGATTCACAAGAATGAAGAAGAGGGTGCCATACTTGCTTTTTTGACATCTCAACTGGAAGTTGAGTGGGCCTGTGAAAACTTCAGCGATGCAAGTGCTGTGGTACTTCCTATGCATGGAAAGCTTTCCCATGTAGAACAGAGTCGTGTTTTCAACAGCTATCCCGGTAAGAGAAAAGTTATCTTCTGCACGAATATGGCTGAAACGTCACTGACCATCAAAGAAGTGAAGTATGTTGTTGATCCTGGACTGGCCAAGGAGAGCAGATTTGTGCCTAGTAGTGGTCTCAATGTGCTGAAAGTAAATTGGATTTCCCAAAGTTCCGCTAATCAACGTGCTGGCCGGGCCGGTCGAACAGGAGCAGGGAAGTGTTACAGGCTTTACTCTGAATCTCACTTCAGAATGATGGAAGTACATCAAGAACCTGAAATCCGGAAAGTTCATCTTGGCACTGCTGTTCTGAGAATACTTGCTTTGGGTGTTAGGGATGCACAGAATTTTGAGTTTGTTGATGCCCCAAATCCAGAAGCAATCAATATGGCTTTGAAGAACCTTGAACAATTGGGTGCTGTCAAATGTAAATGTAATTTGTTTGAGCTGACTGATACTGGACGCTACCTGGTCAAATTGGGAATTGAGCCAAGGCTTGGCAAAATTATGCTTGATTGCTTTGATTCTGGTTTGAGGAAGGAAGGTGTAATTCTAGCTGCTGTTATGGCAAATTCTAGCAGCATATTTTGTAGAGTGGGCACTAATGAGGAGAAACATAAAGCTGACCTTCAGAAGGTCCGATTGTGTCACCAAGATGGAGATCTCTTCACTTTACTCGCTGTTTATAAAAAATGGGAGGATGGGAATGGAAACAGGAATATGTGGTGCTGGCAGAACAGCATCAACGCCAAGACCATGAGGAAGTGCCAGGAAACTATATCAGAGCTTGAAAATTGTCTAAAGCATGAACTCAACATTATTGTCCCAAGTTATTGGTGTTGGAATCCTGAGGTTCCTTCTATGCATGATAAGTTGCTAAAGAGAATTATTCTATCATCTCTTACAGGCAATCTTGCTATGTTTTTAGGACATGAAAAGTTTGGTTACCAGGTGATTTCGACAGATCAGGCTGTGAACCTTCATCCCTCATGCTCATTGCTCAATTATGGCAGCAAGCCAGAGTGGGTGGTGTTTACAGAAATCTTATCAATCCCAAATCAGTATTTGGTATGTGTAACTGCTGTTGATCATGATGCGTTGTATTCAGTTCATTCCATGTCCTTCATTCATCAACTGGAGAAACATAAACTGCAGATAAAAGTGATTAGTGGGCTTGGTCATAATTTATTGCGAAGATTTTGTGGCAAATATGGCCAAAATCAACACAGGATTATCTCACATCTCAAGGAAGAATGCAGGGATGACCGAATAACAGTCGAAATTAACTTCAAAAACAATGAAGTTGTGTTATTTGCTACAAGGCAGGACATAGAAAAGGTCTTTTGCATTGTTAACGGTGCTTTGGAGTGTGAAGCTAAGATGTTGAGGAATGAGTGCCTCGAGAGAAGATTATTTCCTGGGAGGCCTGGCAGTTCTCCTCTTGCATTGTTTGGCTCGGGTGCTGAAATCAAGCATTTGGAACTTGGGAAGAGGTATCTAACAGTAGAGGTTCTCCATCAAAATGCTCATGATATCAATGACAAGGAGCTTATTTTTTTGGTGGGCAGTCTGATCCCCGGTGTCGCTAATTTTCATAAATCAGCTGGGAACTTTCGGATAGCCTCAGATGAAACTAAATGGGGGAAGCTTACATTCCTCAAACCTGAAGATGCTGAAGAAGCTGTGTTAAAATTGAACGGAATAGAGTTTCATGGTTCCTCATTAAAAGTGGTTCCAGTATGTTCTTCTGATAATCGAGGATTACCATTTCCTGCGGTAAGAGCTAGACTATCATGGCCATGTAACCCAAGCAGGGGGCGTGCATTTGGGACCCGTTTGCTCAGGCCCAGGGAAGCACCCATAATTGGCCCTTCTGTTTCTGCATGTGAAGAAGCGCTGATTAGAGAAATTTCTTCGTTCATGCCAAACAAGAGTTTTCCTGGACAAAATTTCCGCGTTGAAGTCTTCCCTCCAGAGGAAAACAATTCAATGATGAGAGCAACTATAACTTTTGATGGAAGTCTTCATCGAGAGGCTGCAAGAGCGCTGGACCATCTTGAAGGAAGCTTTCTTCCTTGTTGTCAACCTTGGCAGATGATACGGTGCAAGCATGTATTTCATAGTACTCTGTCCTGCCCATTACATGTTTACAATGTTATCAGCCAGGAAGTTAATTCTCTGCTTGAGAGCTTCCGAAGCCAGAAAG GTGTGTCTTACAATTTCGAAAAGACTGATAATGGTATTTTCCGGTTAAAGCTCACTGCAAATGCCACAAAAACAATAGCAGATTTGAGAAGGCCTCTTGAGATTTTGATGAAAGGCAACACTATAAACCACCCTGACCTGACAATAAGTGCAGTTCAGCTACTTATGTCCCATGATGGTGTAGTACATTTGAAATCTATTGAACAAGAAACTGGTACTTACATTCTTTACGACAGACAAAGTCTGAATATTAAAGTCTTTGGGCACCAAGATCAGATGGCTACAGCAGAGACAAAATTGGTGCACGCACTTACAGAGCTCCTTGAGAAGAAGCCCCTGGAAATTAGTCTTCGTGGCCATAACCTCCCTCCAGACTTGATGAAGAAAACAGTAGAGAACTTTGGAGTTGATCTGGAAGGACTTAAGAAAGAAATGCCTGCAGTAAATGTTGAGTTACATAAACAGCGACATCTACTTAAAGTTTGGGGCAGTAAAGAGGATAAGCGAAGGGTTGAAGGGATGATCTCTGAGCTGATAACCTCTGTTAAACAGAATGCCCTGGTTCAACTTCCGTCAGGGAGTGTTGGAGGAAGTAAGGATAAGCAAAGGGTGGATGACAATGAGCTGGCGCAGGATGCGTGCCCTATTTGCTTGTGTGAGACTGAAGACCCTTTTGAGCTTGAATCATGTGGGCACATGTTTTGTTGGGCTTGCTTAGTGGATCAGTGTGAATCTGCCATGAAATCTCATGATGGGTTCCCTGTTTGCTGCCTGAAAACTGGGTGCAAGAAGCCCTTCCTCATAGTTGATTTGAAGCACCTGGTGTCTAATGAGAAGCTGGAGGACCTATTCAGAGCTTCCTTGAGGACATTTGTTGAATCTAGAGCAGGAATGTATCGCTTCTGCCCGACACCCGATTGCCAATCCATCTACCAAGTGGCAGCTCCAGATGCAGAGACCAAGCCTTTTGTCTGCGGGGCTTGCTATGTCGAGATCTGCACCAAGTGCCATCTCGAGTATCATCCTTTCATGTCCTGCGAGGCTTACAAGCAATACAAGGAAGACCCAGACGCGACGCTGCTTGAATGGCGCAGAGGGAAGGAGAATGTGAAGAACTGCCCTTCGTGTGGATACACGATCGAGAAATCTGAGGGTTGCAACCATGTCGAGTGCAGGTGCGGCAGCCACATTTGCTGGGCATGCTTGGCGAACTTCAGGAGCAGCGAGGAGTGTTATGGCCATCTCAGGTCTGCGCACCAATCCTTTGTGGACATTGTGTAG